From one Melioribacteraceae bacterium genomic stretch:
- the hutH gene encoding histidine ammonia-lyase produces MKLKIDGKSLTLEKIDFFLKENPTVELTNDAKKKVNKARALVENWVAEDKVVYGVTTGFGEFANVKISKDENDQLQENLIVSHATGVGENLPPFIVKIMMLLRANALASGHSGIRLETLQLLIDMMNKNIIPVIPSQGSVGSSGDLAPLAHLVLGMIGKGKVQVFKNVDEETDKFTNTISSKSALKKHGLMPVKLKAKEGLALINGTQMMTAFASVICNRARKLNKLTDGSAALSHEALRATDKAYDPRLHKLRPFPGQITTAKNMLELIKGSEIRKSHLKNDPRVQDSYSIRCIPQIHGASRDAIDYVCSKVEIELNSVNDNPLIFPEQGDHREGGNFHGQPMALAMDFMSIALAELASVSERRIERLVNGSLSQLPRFLTEHGGLNSGLMIAQYTAAALVSENKTLAHPASVDSIPTSANQEDHNSMGSIAARKCYEILKNVETVIAIEYLTAAQGIEFLKPLKPGKGTQVLYKKIRTQVKPLKKDRILYDDIQKVIQLVRGGELLKSVEKVVTLK; encoded by the coding sequence ATGAAACTCAAAATCGACGGCAAATCACTTACACTTGAAAAAATTGATTTCTTCTTAAAAGAAAATCCAACCGTAGAATTAACAAACGATGCGAAGAAAAAAGTAAATAAAGCTCGCGCCCTAGTTGAAAATTGGGTTGCCGAGGATAAAGTTGTTTACGGCGTTACTACCGGATTCGGTGAATTCGCCAATGTAAAAATTTCAAAAGATGAGAATGATCAGCTTCAAGAAAATTTAATAGTTAGTCATGCAACCGGAGTTGGTGAAAACCTTCCTCCGTTCATCGTGAAAATAATGATGCTGCTTAGAGCAAACGCGCTTGCTTCCGGACATTCGGGCATTCGTCTGGAAACTTTACAGCTTTTGATTGATATGATGAATAAGAATATAATTCCTGTAATTCCATCTCAAGGTTCGGTCGGTTCAAGCGGTGATTTAGCTCCTCTTGCTCATCTTGTCTTAGGCATGATTGGAAAAGGTAAAGTTCAAGTCTTCAAAAACGTTGATGAAGAAACAGATAAATTTACAAACACAATATCATCAAAATCGGCTCTGAAAAAACATGGATTAATGCCGGTTAAACTAAAGGCAAAAGAAGGTCTAGCGCTAATCAACGGGACACAAATGATGACTGCATTTGCTTCGGTGATTTGTAATCGTGCAAGAAAACTTAACAAGCTTACCGACGGAAGCGCTGCATTAAGTCATGAAGCATTAAGAGCAACGGACAAAGCATACGATCCACGACTACATAAACTTCGCCCTTTCCCCGGACAAATTACCACTGCAAAAAATATGCTGGAATTAATTAAAGGAAGCGAGATAAGAAAATCACATTTAAAAAATGATCCACGCGTGCAGGATTCATATTCGATAAGATGCATTCCACAAATTCATGGTGCATCACGTGATGCAATTGATTACGTCTGTTCAAAAGTTGAGATTGAATTAAACTCGGTTAACGATAATCCGTTAATTTTCCCTGAACAAGGAGATCATCGTGAAGGAGGAAATTTTCATGGACAACCGATGGCGCTTGCAATGGATTTCATGTCAATTGCTTTAGCTGAATTAGCAAGTGTTTCCGAAAGAAGAATTGAAAGATTAGTAAACGGTTCACTCAGTCAATTACCGAGATTCTTAACCGAACATGGCGGATTAAATTCCGGGTTAATGATTGCACAATATACTGCAGCCGCACTCGTTTCGGAAAATAAAACATTAGCACATCCCGCAAGTGTTGATTCTATTCCAACCTCGGCAAATCAAGAAGATCATAACTCGATGGGATCAATTGCCGCAAGAAAGTGTTACGAAATATTAAAAAATGTTGAAACCGTTATTGCAATTGAGTATCTAACTGCTGCACAGGGGATTGAATTTTTGAAACCGTTAAAACCCGGTAAAGGTACACAAGTGCTTTATAAAAAAATCAGAACACAGGTTAAACCGTTGAAAAAAGATAGAATACTCTATGACGATATTCAAAAAGTTATTCAACTTGTTAGGGGCGGTGAACTATTGAAATCGGTTGAAAAAGTTGTTACACTAAAGTAA
- a CDS encoding SpoIID/LytB domain-containing protein gives MISMREPTLSVGLIKSPSVNLELYGDFRIRSVTHNFSGKYSAYWESGKITLTGADYSQSFDGLILEPRDPSSETFLLKDVTIGINFHWQRQKNFRFHGALKLIVQERDILGINLVPLEQYLTSVISSEMSASSPIELLKAHAIISRSWVIAQLKARKQKKEKSSTEIITDDEIIRWYDRNDHELYEFCSDDHCQRYQGITKKYNDRAFSAVEDTRGVAIVYNNDICDTRYSKCCGGISESFENVWEDQPKKYLSSIIDYKFEPENLDTDLTQEHAAVKWIKGNPSAFCNTKDEKILSQILVDYDRETQNFFRWKVQYSQEELAKLIHKKSGIDFGKIIELIPIQRGYSGRIIKLKIVGSNKELVIGKELEIRRTLSETHLYSSAFFVEAKDLHEGIPGTFILHGAGWGHGVGLCQIGAAVMGEKGYMFDEILLHYFKGARIERIYK, from the coding sequence ATGATATCAATGAGAGAACCTACATTAAGCGTTGGGCTGATCAAGAGTCCGAGCGTCAATCTTGAACTATACGGAGATTTCCGGATTAGAAGTGTAACTCATAACTTCAGCGGAAAATATTCTGCCTATTGGGAATCGGGAAAAATTACTTTAACCGGCGCGGATTATTCTCAATCGTTCGATGGATTAATTTTAGAGCCACGCGATCCTTCTTCAGAAACATTTTTATTAAAAGATGTAACAATTGGTATAAATTTTCATTGGCAGCGACAGAAGAATTTTCGATTTCACGGAGCGCTTAAACTAATTGTCCAAGAAAGAGATATTCTTGGAATTAATTTAGTTCCGCTTGAACAATATTTAACAAGTGTTATTAGTTCGGAAATGTCTGCCTCAAGTCCGATCGAATTGTTAAAAGCACATGCAATTATTTCACGGAGCTGGGTTATTGCACAATTGAAAGCAAGAAAACAAAAGAAAGAAAAATCTTCTACCGAAATTATTACCGACGATGAAATTATAAGATGGTATGACAGAAATGATCACGAACTTTATGAGTTTTGTTCGGATGATCACTGTCAGCGTTATCAAGGTATAACAAAAAAATATAATGATAGAGCTTTTTCTGCTGTTGAAGATACACGCGGTGTTGCAATTGTTTATAATAATGATATCTGTGATACTCGATATTCAAAATGTTGCGGTGGTATTTCAGAATCTTTTGAAAATGTTTGGGAAGATCAACCAAAAAAATATCTTTCATCTATAATTGACTACAAGTTCGAACCGGAAAATCTTGATACAGATTTAACCCAAGAACATGCTGCGGTAAAATGGATCAAAGGAAATCCTTCTGCTTTCTGTAATACAAAAGATGAAAAAATACTCTCACAGATTTTAGTCGATTACGATAGAGAAACTCAAAATTTTTTCAGATGGAAAGTTCAATATTCACAAGAGGAATTGGCGAAGTTAATTCATAAAAAATCGGGAATTGATTTTGGTAAAATCATCGAATTAATTCCAATTCAGCGAGGTTATTCGGGAAGAATTATAAAACTAAAAATTGTTGGTTCAAATAAAGAATTAGTCATCGGAAAAGAACTAGAAATTAGAAGAACATTATCGGAAACACATTTGTATAGTTCCGCATTTTTTGTTGAAGCAAAAGATTTGCACGAAGGTATCCCCGGTACATTTATTTTGCACGGTGCCGGATGGGGACATGGTGTCGGGCTTTGCCAAATTGGTGCTGCTGTTATGGGTGAGAAAGGTTACATGTTTGATGAAATTCTTCTTCATTATTTTAAAGGTGCCCGCATTGAGAGGATTTACAAATGA
- a CDS encoding aldo/keto reductase, with the protein MEKRKLGNSNLEITLIGFGAWAIGGAGWDFGWGGQDDKESIEAIHKALDMGINWIDTAAVYGVGHSEEIVTKALKEYDGNRPYVFTKCSLIWDNNGHVRKNHDPDSIRKECEDSLRRLQTDTIDLYQIHWPPEDDTEKIKPAWEMMARLKEEGKVKHIGVSNFNVEQMKIAESIAPITSLQPKYSLISRDIEEEILPYVKKQNIGTIIYSPMGSGILTGKYNRDKIEQLPDDDWRKNSRDFTEPSLSKNLKLVEEMKQIASDHNRHVGEVAIAWTLKHEAVTAAIVGARNARQAEEVMSAHDFVLSTEEVRRLESVL; encoded by the coding sequence ATGGAAAAAAGAAAATTAGGCAATTCCAATTTAGAAATTACTCTAATAGGGTTCGGTGCATGGGCAATCGGCGGTGCAGGTTGGGATTTTGGTTGGGGAGGTCAAGATGATAAAGAATCCATTGAAGCAATTCATAAAGCATTAGATATGGGAATTAATTGGATTGATACAGCCGCTGTTTATGGAGTCGGACATTCTGAAGAAATTGTAACCAAGGCACTTAAAGAATATGATGGCAATAGACCGTATGTATTTACAAAATGTTCTTTAATCTGGGATAATAATGGACATGTCAGAAAGAATCACGATCCGGATTCTATTAGAAAAGAATGCGAAGATAGTTTGAGAAGGTTACAAACCGATACAATTGATTTGTATCAAATTCATTGGCCGCCCGAAGACGATACTGAAAAAATTAAACCGGCTTGGGAAATGATGGCAAGATTAAAGGAAGAAGGGAAAGTAAAACACATTGGTGTTTCTAATTTTAATGTTGAGCAAATGAAAATTGCAGAATCTATTGCACCAATTACTTCACTTCAACCAAAGTATAGTTTAATAAGCCGAGATATTGAGGAAGAAATTCTTCCATATGTTAAAAAACAAAATATCGGAACCATTATTTATTCCCCGATGGGATCAGGGATTTTAACCGGAAAATATAATCGTGATAAAATCGAACAATTACCGGATGATGATTGGAGAAAAAATTCACGCGATTTTACAGAACCTAGTCTCAGCAAAAATTTGAAACTTGTTGAAGAAATGAAACAAATTGCGTCAGACCATAATCGTCATGTAGGAGAAGTTGCAATTGCATGGACGTTGAAGCATGAAGCAGTAACCGCGGCAATTGTCGGGGCAAGAAATGCAAGACAAGCAGAAGAAGTTATGTCCGCACATGATTTTGTTTTAAGTACAGAAGAAGTAAGAAGACTTGAATCAGTCTTGTAA
- a CDS encoding rhodanese-related sulfurtransferase: MNQQENKYKVLLFYKYVNFAEPEKFKEDHLQFCLDNDIKGRVFIAYEGINGTVSGLVENIEKYKLHITSYPEFSDIWFKEDPADQHAFYKSHVRVKKEIVHADFGKVDLSKTGKRLKPEELNKFYEENKDFVIIDTRNTYESEIGRFKNAITPHMTTFRDWPKVVEELKEYKDKTVVTYCTGGIRCEKASAYLVEQGFKDVYQMNGGIVTYTKDNPNKFWEGSVFVFDERRIVEPNTNPELKHTGKCYYCGEPASWYINCHNQNCDKLLVTCPECKEENEYCCSDECRASENKRKRIHG, from the coding sequence ATGAATCAACAAGAAAATAAATATAAAGTTTTACTTTTTTACAAATACGTAAATTTTGCCGAGCCTGAAAAATTTAAAGAAGACCATTTACAATTTTGTCTTGATAATGATATAAAAGGAAGAGTTTTTATCGCTTATGAAGGAATTAACGGAACTGTCTCGGGTCTTGTTGAAAACATTGAAAAATATAAATTGCATATAACTTCATATCCGGAGTTTTCCGATATCTGGTTTAAGGAAGATCCAGCCGACCAACATGCTTTCTACAAATCTCATGTAAGAGTGAAAAAAGAAATCGTGCATGCAGATTTTGGAAAAGTTGATTTAAGCAAAACCGGCAAAAGACTTAAACCGGAAGAATTAAACAAATTTTATGAAGAAAATAAAGACTTTGTGATTATAGATACTCGTAATACTTATGAAAGTGAAATCGGCAGATTCAAAAATGCAATCACACCCCATATGACTACATTTCGCGATTGGCCTAAAGTTGTTGAAGAATTAAAAGAATATAAAGATAAAACTGTTGTTACTTATTGCACCGGTGGAATTAGATGCGAAAAAGCTTCTGCTTATTTGGTAGAACAGGGTTTTAAAGATGTGTATCAAATGAATGGCGGAATTGTAACTTACACTAAAGACAATCCAAATAAATTTTGGGAAGGCAGCGTATTTGTCTTTGATGAAAGAAGAATAGTTGAACCAAATACAAATCCGGAATTGAAACATACCGGTAAATGTTATTATTGCGGTGAACCTGCTTCATGGTATATCAATTGTCATAATCAAAATTGTGATAAGTTGCTTGTAACTTGTCCGGAGTGCAAAGAAGAAAATGAGTACTGCTGCTCGGATGAATGTCGCGCTTCCGAAAATAAACGAAAGAGAATACATGGATGA
- a CDS encoding glycosyltransferase family 4 protein produces the protein MKILMSCLSQSWGGMEMFVLTLTDQLIKRDYECSLVCYPNSKIHTEAKKLKIKIEKISAKSYFHPLETYKLSSFLKSTKFDVIHTHYSKDLWTLVPALNLSNNKTPLILTKQMGSYIVKKDFLHKKLYDRVSKVTAISTIIKNNLIETCPIDESRVKIIFNAVDTTKFDPTKIDREKVRKEFNLSEKEIVIGMSARFTEGKGHEEFLNAAKILVEKYDNLKFLIVGEPSRGENTYGKKIYDLVEKLGLKKKVIFTGFRTDMPEMYSAMDIFAFPSHAEAFGIALTEAMSMEKPCVASNADGILDIIEDGKNGLFFENKNHFSLKEKLEQLINLTSEREQLGKEARKTVIQKFELQKITDDFTQLYNTL, from the coding sequence ATGAAAATACTGATGTCCTGCCTCTCACAGAGTTGGGGCGGAATGGAAATGTTTGTCCTCACTTTAACGGATCAGCTTATCAAAAGAGATTATGAATGCTCGTTGGTCTGTTATCCAAATTCTAAAATTCATACGGAAGCGAAAAAACTAAAAATAAAAATCGAAAAAATAAGTGCTAAGAGTTATTTTCATCCTTTGGAGACTTACAAACTTTCATCATTTCTAAAATCTACTAAATTTGATGTAATTCACACACATTACTCAAAGGATTTATGGACGCTTGTTCCCGCGCTGAACTTATCAAATAATAAGACACCTTTAATCTTAACAAAGCAAATGGGATCGTATATTGTAAAGAAAGATTTTCTACACAAGAAACTTTATGATAGAGTTAGTAAGGTAACCGCAATTTCTACAATCATTAAAAATAATCTTATAGAAACATGTCCAATTGATGAAAGTAGAGTAAAAATAATTTTTAATGCCGTTGATACAACAAAATTTGATCCCACGAAAATTGATCGGGAAAAAGTTAGAAAAGAATTTAACTTATCTGAAAAGGAAATTGTTATCGGAATGAGTGCTAGATTTACTGAAGGCAAAGGTCATGAAGAGTTTTTAAATGCTGCCAAAATCCTTGTTGAAAAATACGATAACCTTAAGTTTCTGATAGTCGGCGAACCAAGTAGAGGTGAAAATACTTACGGTAAAAAAATATATGATTTGGTAGAAAAACTGGGTTTAAAGAAAAAAGTAATTTTCACCGGATTTAGAACCGATATGCCTGAAATGTATTCAGCTATGGATATATTTGCTTTCCCATCACATGCCGAAGCATTTGGAATTGCTTTAACCGAAGCAATGTCAATGGAAAAACCTTGTGTCGCTTCAAATGCAGACGGAATACTTGATATTATTGAGGATGGTAAAAACGGTTTGTTTTTTGAAAACAAAAATCATTTTTCACTGAAAGAAAAATTGGAACAACTTATCAACTTAACTAGTGAAAGAGAACAGCTTGGTAAAGAAGCAAGAAAGACAGTTATACAAAAATTTGAATTACAAAAAATAACAGATGATTTTACACAACTTTACAACACACTGTAA
- a CDS encoding MOSC domain-containing protein, translating into MSNYHVSEIYIYPIKSLGGFSVESTEVTDRGFKHDRRWMLVDNNNSFLSQRKHKQMSLLQTELSGSKLKVFAKNYPNDKVEIPIEQEIKKTSKAIVWDDEVNVIESNEEINEWFSNYLNIECKLVHMPDDSLRKVDQRFANNNEITNLSDGYPFLIIGQESLNLLNSKLDEPLPINRFRPNLVFAGGLPHDEDTWKKFLINEIVFKPVKPCARCVITTIDQSNANQGIEPLKTLATYRSVENKVMFGMNLLHEGNGIIKIGDVLKISNN; encoded by the coding sequence TTGAGCAATTATCATGTAAGTGAAATATATATCTATCCCATTAAATCATTGGGTGGATTTTCAGTTGAATCGACCGAAGTGACCGATCGCGGATTTAAGCACGATAGAAGGTGGATGCTTGTTGATAATAACAATTCGTTTTTATCTCAACGCAAACATAAACAGATGTCATTGCTTCAGACAGAACTAAGTGGTAGTAAGCTGAAAGTATTCGCAAAAAATTATCCAAACGATAAAGTAGAAATCCCGATTGAACAAGAGATAAAGAAAACCAGTAAAGCAATAGTATGGGATGATGAAGTTAACGTCATCGAATCAAATGAAGAAATAAATGAGTGGTTCTCTAATTACTTAAACATAGAGTGTAAACTTGTACACATGCCGGATGACTCGCTAAGAAAAGTGGATCAAAGATTTGCAAATAATAATGAGATTACAAACTTATCCGACGGATATCCGTTTTTAATAATTGGACAAGAATCACTTAACTTGCTTAATTCAAAATTAGATGAACCTCTGCCGATAAATAGATTTAGACCCAATTTAGTTTTTGCCGGTGGTTTACCTCACGACGAAGACACTTGGAAAAAATTTCTAATAAACGAAATAGTATTTAAACCGGTTAAACCTTGTGCCCGTTGTGTAATCACAACAATTGATCAGAGCAATGCTAATCAAGGAATTGAACCCCTTAAAACTCTGGCAACTTATAGATCCGTTGAAAATAAAGTAATGTTCGGAATGAATTTACTGCATGAAGGAAACGGCATTATTAAAATTGGTGATGTATTAAAAATATCCAATAACTAG
- a CDS encoding YciI family protein, producing the protein MHHFVVEIRYNAHIDEIAKLRPAHREFLDTLYTKGIVLMSGPQTPQIGGIIIARAESMEELSEVLKNDPYQLNNAAEYIYIQFDPRNYQKILEDWIGV; encoded by the coding sequence ATGCATCATTTTGTAGTTGAAATAAGATATAACGCACATATTGATGAAATTGCGAAACTTCGTCCCGCTCACAGAGAGTTTTTAGATACATTATACACAAAAGGAATTGTATTAATGTCAGGTCCGCAAACTCCGCAAATCGGGGGAATAATTATAGCACGTGCCGAATCGATGGAAGAACTTTCTGAAGTTTTGAAAAATGATCCATACCAATTAAATAATGCGGCTGAATATATATACATCCAATTTGATCCGCGTAATTATCAGAAAATTTTAGAGGATTGGATTGGCGTATAA
- a CDS encoding BatA domain-containing protein: MVFLNPAFLIGLLAAAIPVLLHFLNLQKLKKIEFSTLAFLKELQKTKIRKLRFKQWLLLALRILLILLLVSAFARPTFETFTIAGTSAAKTSTVFIIDNSFSMSVVKGNGSHFNKAKEIVKTIMQDFQQGDEAAIIFSSSLNEGKFTTSITDLEKNINTADISVQKYEMHDAILLANDLLKSSNNFNKELFILSDFSQKDFVDNISSYDFKLDANLKIYLMNFANEEIYNSGITEFDLENQLLEPGKEISFSAQIQKFNSNGNSGSVASLFMNNTRSAQQSFSFENESTKSIYLQTVLDKSGLIESFLEIEQDDITHDNVRYTAFLVPEEISVLLAADGLTDARFVKLALETSSDKRTTIIKEISNSELTFNLNSTYDVVVIIGSNNISNAEAIQKYIEDGGRVILFPGSLSDSNNIRKLLSELGIRQNITQVGSANSTESIAYFNKVEYEHPIFSDLFENEKDTKVESPEVYTYFKILPSEQLFPIISLNDNSLFLSEIKQGKGRLLLFNSSPLLSWNNFPVKSLFAPLINKSMLYQTSKSDAGKHIIAGESFEIRISKLNLPQLKIVKPDKTEEFINLDEFSDQNFISYDKTDQLGVYKIYSGEELIDFVVVNFDPAESVTSYASNEEIEKVLNQLSVEDNYTFIEPSTNYKESIKQARFGTELWKYFLIAALFIALIEMFVSKNSRKDFAELKT; the protein is encoded by the coding sequence ATGGTATTTCTTAATCCCGCTTTCTTAATAGGACTTCTCGCGGCAGCAATTCCGGTACTGCTTCATTTTCTCAACTTGCAAAAATTGAAGAAAATTGAATTTAGTACGCTCGCATTTTTGAAGGAATTACAGAAAACAAAAATTCGTAAACTTAGATTTAAACAGTGGCTGCTTCTTGCATTAAGAATACTTTTAATTCTATTGTTGGTATCAGCTTTTGCTAGACCAACTTTCGAGACGTTTACGATTGCTGGTACTTCTGCAGCAAAAACTTCAACCGTTTTTATAATCGATAATTCATTCAGCATGTCAGTAGTTAAAGGAAATGGTTCTCATTTTAATAAAGCGAAAGAAATAGTAAAAACTATTATGCAAGATTTTCAACAAGGTGATGAAGCCGCGATTATTTTTTCATCATCATTAAATGAAGGTAAGTTTACAACCAGTATAACGGATTTAGAAAAAAATATTAACACTGCTGATATTTCTGTTCAAAAGTACGAAATGCATGATGCAATATTACTTGCAAATGATTTACTAAAATCATCAAACAACTTCAATAAAGAGTTGTTCATACTATCGGATTTTAGTCAAAAGGACTTTGTCGATAATATCTCAAGTTATGATTTTAAACTTGATGCCAATTTGAAAATCTATCTAATGAATTTTGCGAATGAAGAAATTTATAATAGTGGAATTACAGAGTTCGACTTGGAGAATCAACTGCTGGAACCGGGGAAAGAAATTTCTTTTTCGGCACAGATACAAAAGTTTAATTCGAATGGTAATTCAGGTAGTGTAGCATCTTTATTTATGAATAATACTCGTTCGGCTCAGCAGAGTTTTTCTTTTGAAAATGAAAGTACTAAGTCGATTTACCTTCAAACAGTATTAGATAAAAGCGGTTTGATAGAATCATTTTTAGAGATTGAACAAGATGATATTACTCATGATAATGTTCGATATACTGCATTTTTAGTCCCTGAGGAAATAAGTGTTTTGTTAGCCGCTGATGGCCTAACTGACGCAAGATTTGTAAAACTAGCTTTAGAAACTTCATCCGATAAACGAACAACGATTATAAAAGAAATCAGCAATTCAGAATTAACTTTTAACTTGAACTCAACTTACGATGTTGTAGTAATTATCGGTTCAAATAATATCAGTAATGCTGAAGCAATTCAAAAATATATTGAAGATGGAGGAAGAGTTATTCTCTTCCCGGGCTCGTTAAGTGATTCGAATAATATCCGGAAGTTATTATCCGAACTTGGAATTCGCCAAAACATAACTCAAGTTGGGTCAGCAAATTCAACTGAATCAATTGCATATTTCAACAAAGTTGAATATGAACATCCCATCTTCAGTGATTTATTTGAAAATGAAAAAGATACAAAAGTTGAGTCTCCTGAAGTTTATACATACTTCAAAATTCTTCCAAGCGAGCAATTGTTCCCCATAATAAGTCTAAACGATAATTCATTATTCCTAAGTGAAATTAAACAAGGTAAAGGTCGCCTATTATTATTTAATAGTTCGCCGTTACTCAGTTGGAATAATTTTCCGGTTAAATCTCTGTTTGCTCCTTTAATAAATAAGTCTATGCTGTATCAAACATCAAAATCCGATGCGGGTAAACATATTATCGCCGGAGAGAGTTTTGAAATCAGAATTAGTAAATTAAACCTTCCGCAGTTAAAAATTGTAAAGCCGGATAAAACCGAGGAGTTTATTAATCTAGATGAATTTAGTGATCAAAATTTTATCTCGTATGACAAAACCGATCAGCTCGGAGTCTATAAAATTTATTCTGGTGAAGAACTTATAGATTTTGTTGTGGTAAATTTTGATCCGGCGGAATCTGTTACAAGTTACGCTAGTAATGAAGAAATCGAAAAAGTTTTAAATCAATTATCGGTTGAAGATAATTATACGTTTATTGAACCATCAACGAATTATAAAGAATCAATTAAGCAAGCTAGGTTTGGAACCGAACTCTGGAAATATTTTCTAATTGCCGCTTTATTTATTGCATTGATTGAAATGTTTGTCTCTAAAAATTCCAGAAAAGATTTTGCCGAGTTAAAGACGTAA
- the hflX gene encoding GTPase HflX, with amino-acid sequence MIELPKIEREDAILVGLATREVSKEKVQEHLDELEMLADTAGANTIFKIMQDKSKPDSAFYIGKGKAEEIAELAELNKINLIIFDDDLTATQVRNLEKMFEKKIIDRSGLILDIFASHARTREAKVQVELAQLQYTLPRLTRAWTHLSKQYGGIGTKGPGETQIETDRRIIRDRIAKLKDKLDKIESQQRTKSSGREDFIKASMVGYTNAGKSTLINLLTGAGVLAENKLFATLDSTTRSFEIEQDKKILISDTVGFIRKLPHHLVASFKSTLNVVRDADLILHVIDVSHPSFEDHIDVVDDTMKELGTDKKTQIRIFNKVDLITDKTKMDYVLNKFDNAILISAQKGINITKLRDKLLKIYEENFIEHVVELKNHHSKLVSQIHSLAEVVDVKYEDDVIIMKFRANKPTVNKISNLINEVK; translated from the coding sequence ATGATAGAACTACCAAAAATTGAAAGAGAAGATGCGATACTGGTTGGATTAGCAACTCGTGAAGTATCAAAAGAAAAAGTACAAGAACATCTTGATGAACTTGAAATGCTTGCCGATACTGCGGGAGCCAATACAATATTTAAAATTATGCAGGATAAAAGCAAACCTGATTCGGCATTTTACATAGGCAAAGGTAAAGCCGAAGAAATTGCCGAACTTGCAGAGTTGAATAAAATCAATCTTATAATTTTTGATGACGACTTAACCGCAACACAGGTTAGAAATCTTGAAAAGATGTTTGAAAAAAAGATTATTGATAGAAGCGGATTGATACTTGATATTTTTGCCTCTCACGCAAGAACCAGAGAAGCAAAGGTTCAAGTTGAACTTGCACAATTACAGTATACTTTACCTCGCTTAACACGAGCATGGACTCACCTTTCCAAGCAATACGGTGGTATCGGAACGAAAGGTCCCGGTGAAACTCAGATTGAAACAGATAGAAGAATTATACGCGATAGAATTGCAAAGCTTAAAGACAAACTCGATAAAATTGAATCGCAGCAAAGAACAAAAAGCAGCGGGCGTGAAGATTTTATAAAAGCATCGATGGTAGGTTATACTAATGCCGGTAAATCTACATTGATAAATTTGTTAACCGGTGCTGGAGTTTTAGCGGAGAATAAACTTTTTGCTACACTTGATTCAACTACACGTTCGTTTGAAATTGAGCAGGATAAAAAAATACTAATAAGTGATACGGTCGGGTTTATTCGCAAACTTCCTCATCATCTTGTGGCTTCATTTAAATCAACATTAAATGTTGTTCGCGATGCAGATTTAATTCTACATGTAATTGATGTGTCGCATCCCTCATTCGAAGATCATATTGATGTGGTTGATGATACAATGAAAGAGCTTGGTACGGATAAGAAAACTCAAATCAGAATATTCAATAAAGTTGATTTGATCACTGATAAAACAAAAATGGATTATGTGCTTAATAAGTTTGACAATGCAATTTTAATTTCAGCACAAAAGGGAATCAATATCACAAAGCTTAGAGACAAACTACTGAAAATTTATGAGGAAAATTTTATTGAACATGTTGTCGAGCTTAAGAATCATCATTCAAAATTAGTGTCGCAAATCCATTCGCTTGCAGAAGTTGTTGATGTAAAGTATGAAGATGACGTTATAATAATGAAATTCCGTGCTAACAAACCGACAGTTAATAAAATTAGTAACCTTATTAATGAGGTTAAGTAA